Proteins found in one Hypericibacter terrae genomic segment:
- a CDS encoding SDR family NAD(P)-dependent oxidoreductase has product MAASGAQELQGRVAIVTGASSGIGRATAALLCRRGARVLAVARDEVKLRALSKETGAEIFAISLDNAAACEAVVATARKLGPIAILVNNAGRGGHEDGPIFDQSSAEWRATMAVNLDAPFELTRLASRDMRDRRWGRIVMVSSTAGEVGAPAMSAYCASKHGLIGLMRSVAHDVAPYNCTCNAVLPGWVKTEMADRDAEKEAAKRGLTAAQVWKERADAYPAKRVLAPEEIAEVIGFLASDAASGVNGEAMTVSLGSVW; this is encoded by the coding sequence ATGGCGGCCAGCGGCGCACAAGAACTTCAGGGTCGGGTCGCGATCGTGACCGGTGCCAGCAGCGGCATCGGTCGGGCGACCGCGGCGCTCCTCTGCCGGCGCGGTGCCCGCGTCCTGGCGGTGGCGCGCGACGAGGTGAAGCTGCGCGCCCTGTCGAAGGAGACCGGTGCCGAGATCTTTGCCATCTCCCTCGACAATGCCGCGGCCTGCGAGGCCGTCGTGGCCACGGCGCGCAAGCTGGGGCCGATCGCGATCCTGGTCAACAATGCGGGGCGGGGTGGGCATGAGGATGGTCCGATCTTCGACCAGTCGTCCGCGGAATGGCGCGCCACCATGGCGGTCAATCTCGACGCGCCCTTCGAGCTCACGCGCCTCGCCAGCCGCGACATGCGCGACCGGCGCTGGGGCCGCATCGTGATGGTGAGCTCGACGGCCGGCGAGGTGGGGGCGCCGGCGATGTCGGCCTATTGCGCCTCCAAGCATGGGCTGATCGGGCTGATGCGGTCGGTGGCGCATGACGTCGCCCCGTATAACTGCACCTGCAATGCGGTGCTGCCGGGCTGGGTCAAGACCGAGATGGCCGATCGCGACGCCGAGAAAGAAGCGGCCAAGCGCGGCCTGACGGCGGCCCAGGTCTGGAAGGAACGCGCCGACGCCTATCCGGCCAAGCGCGTGCTGGCACCTGAGGAGATCGCGGAGGTGATCGGGTTTCTCGCCTCGGATGCCGCCAGCGGCGTCAATGGCGAGGCGATGACGGTCTCGCTGGGGAGCGTCTGGTGA
- a CDS encoding class I fructose-bisphosphate aldolase, with protein sequence MHSPDFLAADGKSVIIAIDHTLYSWPCPGLEDRGQIIDQVAEAGADGIIASYGTIRDFRQRFGRAAPILKMDITTLTMGTNYALTEYVMAYTIEDAQRLGVKTTLTYIQLGAPFELEALRQAAILAARCDKAGMSYLCEIMPVESKTYPDPAAPEAIIAACRTGAELGGHAIKTTMPVPSTAIAEAVKACGVPVILAGGAFAKDRQQLMKDVATAIGQGAAGVAFGRNAWGAPDPGAVVSALRDIIHPRTKRG encoded by the coding sequence ATGCATTCGCCCGATTTCCTCGCCGCCGACGGCAAGAGCGTCATCATCGCCATCGACCACACGCTCTATTCCTGGCCCTGTCCCGGCCTCGAGGATCGCGGGCAGATCATCGACCAGGTCGCGGAAGCGGGTGCGGACGGCATCATCGCGAGCTATGGCACGATCCGCGACTTCCGCCAGCGCTTCGGCCGCGCGGCGCCGATTCTCAAGATGGACATCACGACGCTGACCATGGGCACCAACTACGCGCTCACGGAATATGTGATGGCCTACACGATCGAGGATGCGCAGCGCCTCGGCGTGAAGACCACGCTGACCTATATCCAGCTGGGCGCGCCCTTCGAGCTCGAGGCGCTGCGCCAGGCGGCGATATTGGCCGCGCGCTGCGACAAGGCGGGGATGAGCTATCTCTGCGAGATCATGCCGGTCGAGAGCAAGACCTATCCCGACCCCGCGGCACCCGAGGCGATCATCGCCGCCTGCCGCACCGGCGCCGAGCTCGGCGGGCATGCGATCAAGACCACCATGCCGGTGCCGTCGACCGCGATCGCGGAAGCCGTGAAGGCCTGCGGCGTGCCGGTCATCCTGGCGGGCGGCGCCTTTGCCAAGGACCGCCAACAGCTCATGAAGGATGTCGCGACGGCGATCGGGCAGGGGGCGGCCGGTGTCGCCTTCGGGCGCAATGCCTGGGGCGCGCCGGATCCGGGCGCCGTGGTGAGCGCGCTCCGCGATATCATCCATCCGAGAACGAAGCGAGGGTAG
- a CDS encoding ABC transporter substrate-binding protein: MLRRLTMLATAAIAVLALAGTAEAKTKVVIGQLDWPGSTAIEEVLKQIMTQYLDADVETIAAAQEALYEALDKGDGSVDIVADMWTDHLPEQMKNYVLPGGHQSILLNAKPYLGTEGIFIPAYVQEKYGVKDLADLAKPDVAKLFDSDGNGKGEIWAGAVGWESTNHTQVRAKSYGFDKTMELTTVDQAVFLAQLKDAEEKQKPIVFYYWTPEWIFAAYKIVELQQPPFDGYTTEDAKGTDRYNPNGCYTFYQPAQRNDWLEASNIKCGQPPTRVNIAYSSALNKRDPKIGQFLKQVALDANVVNQWILAMEVDQTPVEQVAKDWIAKNKDIVEKQWLAGVM; this comes from the coding sequence ATGTTGAGACGTCTGACAATGCTGGCCACTGCCGCGATCGCCGTCCTGGCGCTCGCCGGCACGGCCGAGGCCAAGACCAAGGTGGTCATCGGCCAGCTGGACTGGCCGGGATCGACGGCGATCGAAGAAGTCCTGAAGCAGATCATGACCCAGTATCTCGACGCCGATGTCGAGACCATCGCGGCCGCGCAGGAAGCGCTCTACGAGGCGCTCGACAAGGGCGACGGGTCGGTCGACATCGTGGCCGACATGTGGACCGACCACCTGCCCGAGCAGATGAAGAACTACGTGCTGCCGGGCGGCCACCAGTCGATCCTGCTGAATGCCAAGCCCTATCTCGGCACCGAGGGCATCTTCATCCCCGCCTATGTGCAGGAGAAATACGGCGTGAAGGACCTGGCCGATCTGGCGAAACCGGACGTCGCCAAGCTGTTCGACAGCGACGGCAACGGCAAGGGCGAGATCTGGGCGGGTGCCGTGGGCTGGGAATCGACCAACCACACGCAGGTCCGCGCCAAGTCCTATGGCTTCGACAAGACGATGGAACTGACCACCGTCGACCAGGCCGTGTTCCTGGCGCAGCTCAAGGACGCCGAGGAGAAGCAGAAGCCGATCGTCTTCTATTACTGGACGCCGGAATGGATCTTCGCGGCCTACAAGATCGTCGAGCTGCAGCAGCCGCCCTTCGACGGCTACACCACCGAGGATGCGAAGGGCACAGACCGCTATAATCCGAACGGTTGCTACACCTTCTATCAGCCGGCGCAGCGCAACGATTGGCTCGAAGCCAGCAACATCAAATGCGGCCAGCCGCCGACCCGCGTGAACATCGCCTATTCGAGCGCCCTCAACAAGCGCGACCCCAAGATCGGGCAGTTCCTGAAGCAGGTGGCGCTCGACGCCAATGTCGTCAATCAGTGGATCCTGGCGATGGAAGTCGATCAGACTCCGGTGGAGCAGGTGGCGAAGGATTGGATCGCCAAGAACAAGGACATCGTCGAGAAGCAGTGGCTGGCCGGCGTGATGTAA
- a CDS encoding zinc-dependent alcohol dehydrogenase: MNATSSPQRTMRVARLHGIRDMRVEEIPVPATPAGQLLVKVEACGVCATDSRKYEIGVNDGEYPFNPGHEWLGRVAAVGEGVSGWKVGDRLYGDVYGGYADYALIPVDPIAWSRGPLRLPDDLPLERAILIEPLADCLHAVHDQARLKAGDYAIVIAAGVMGLKMVAEAARIGVRVMVVEPLEVRRRLAQEFGAEQVVPAEGWQEAAKAWAGEHKGADAVILTIGDPDMVMPCVQACRPGGRVVLFAGFGNRPEAKINVNDLHYREIAIVGSEWVGTPPNQCRNRYDQALELLSDPKLPFQSLITSRCGFADVEAAIVRRQSFAGLKSMFVPESH, translated from the coding sequence ATGAACGCGACCTCATCGCCGCAGCGAACCATGCGCGTGGCCCGGCTCCACGGCATCCGCGACATGCGGGTGGAGGAGATCCCCGTGCCGGCGACGCCGGCGGGCCAGCTTTTGGTCAAGGTCGAGGCCTGCGGCGTCTGCGCCACGGATTCGCGCAAATATGAGATCGGCGTCAATGACGGCGAATATCCGTTCAATCCGGGCCATGAATGGCTGGGGCGCGTCGCCGCCGTCGGCGAGGGCGTGTCGGGCTGGAAGGTCGGCGACCGGCTCTATGGCGATGTCTATGGCGGCTATGCCGACTATGCGCTGATCCCGGTCGATCCGATCGCCTGGTCGCGGGGACCCTTGCGCCTGCCCGACGATCTGCCGCTCGAGCGCGCCATCCTGATCGAGCCGCTGGCCGATTGCCTGCATGCGGTCCATGACCAGGCCCGGCTCAAAGCGGGCGATTACGCCATCGTCATCGCGGCCGGGGTCATGGGCCTGAAGATGGTGGCCGAGGCCGCGCGCATCGGCGTCCGTGTGATGGTGGTCGAGCCGCTCGAGGTGCGGCGCAGGCTGGCGCAGGAGTTCGGCGCCGAGCAGGTGGTGCCGGCCGAGGGCTGGCAGGAGGCGGCGAAAGCCTGGGCTGGCGAGCATAAGGGCGCCGATGCCGTGATCCTCACCATCGGCGATCCCGACATGGTGATGCCTTGCGTCCAGGCCTGCCGTCCGGGCGGGCGCGTGGTGCTCTTCGCCGGCTTCGGCAACCGGCCGGAGGCCAAGATCAATGTCAACGATCTGCATTACCGCGAGATCGCGATCGTCGGCAGCGAATGGGTCGGTACGCCGCCCAATCAGTGCCGCAACCGCTACGACCAGGCGCTCGAATTGCTGAGCGATCCGAAGCTGCCGTTCCAGAGCCTCATCACCTCGCGCTGCGGCTTCGCCGATGTCGAGGCCGCGATCGTCCGCCGGCAGAGCTTCGCCGGCCTCAAATCCATGTTCGTTCCGGAGTCCCATTGA
- a CDS encoding quaternary amine ABC transporter ATP-binding protein: MAEREESPIVACRGVWKLFGARVEEALAAMQKEQLRKAELLSRFDCVVGVADATFDVRRGEIFCIMGLSGSGKSTLVRHINGLIQPTVGQVLIDGEDIAKKDPATLRRLRAEKIGMVFQNFALLPHRTVIENVAFGLELRKMPRAQRMARAEEVLETVQLTGWAHRWPDELSGGMQQRVGLARALAGDPEILLMDEPFGALDPLIRRQLQDQFLELSRAVRKTTVFITHDLEEAFRVGSRVAIMRDGRIVQIGTPVEILRNPADDYVAEFLSGLSPAKVLRASDIMTPLNGQALPAEAANWPKAQLDSDLALLAELLAVQGDKVVIADGTARAVGLVDRAAVLKTLARRQHHA; encoded by the coding sequence ATGGCCGAGCGCGAGGAAAGTCCCATCGTCGCCTGCCGCGGTGTCTGGAAGCTCTTCGGCGCCCGGGTCGAGGAGGCCCTGGCCGCCATGCAGAAGGAGCAGCTCCGCAAGGCCGAACTGCTGTCCCGGTTCGACTGCGTGGTCGGCGTCGCCGACGCCACCTTCGATGTCCGCCGCGGCGAGATCTTCTGCATCATGGGGCTCTCCGGCAGCGGCAAATCGACCCTGGTGCGCCATATCAACGGGCTGATCCAGCCGACCGTGGGTCAGGTGCTGATCGACGGCGAGGATATTGCCAAGAAGGATCCGGCGACCCTGCGCCGCCTGCGGGCCGAGAAGATCGGCATGGTGTTCCAGAATTTCGCGCTGCTGCCGCACCGCACCGTGATCGAGAACGTCGCCTTCGGGCTGGAGCTGCGCAAGATGCCGCGCGCCCAGCGCATGGCCCGCGCCGAGGAGGTGCTGGAGACGGTCCAGCTCACCGGCTGGGCCCATCGCTGGCCCGACGAATTGTCCGGCGGCATGCAGCAGCGCGTGGGCCTCGCCCGCGCGCTCGCGGGCGACCCCGAGATCCTGCTGATGGACGAGCCCTTCGGCGCGCTCGATCCCCTGATCCGCCGCCAGTTGCAGGATCAGTTCCTCGAGCTGTCGCGCGCGGTGCGCAAGACAACGGTCTTCATCACCCATGACCTGGAAGAGGCCTTCCGGGTCGGCTCGCGGGTCGCGATCATGCGCGACGGCCGCATCGTCCAGATCGGCACGCCGGTCGAGATCCTGCGCAATCCCGCCGACGATTACGTGGCCGAGTTCCTGAGCGGCCTTTCACCCGCCAAGGTCCTTCGGGCTTCCGACATCATGACGCCGCTGAACGGTCAGGCTCTGCCGGCCGAGGCGGCGAACTGGCCCAAGGCCCAGCTCGACAGCGATCTCGCCTTGCTGGCGGAGTTGCTGGCCGTGCAGGGGGACAAGGTGGTGATCGCCGACGGCACGGCGCGCGCGGTGGGATTGGTGGACCGGGCCGCGGTCCTGAAGACATTGGCACGGAGGCAGCATCATGCTTGA
- a CDS encoding ABC transporter permease, with protein MLENPSAEASRFAGSAEPSTLMAGARAFLLGPLWAAQRSRWFVFAMAAIGEVTGLVLLVQGFTPPIEDVVPMPGRGLVLIILVRIALGLVGAYGSSTAERVADSRLTPHQALLIGIAILLFAYPLIVYRFTAPQPWSLLVNFPTFDGLDSGTAYLFDVTVDWMKRSWVDFFDAFTAGLRATLNAIETAFVLTPWPVVAMTAMLAAWYLSGLRAVVFVGLSLLYLGMFNFWEKSMSTMALVATSVIICVVIGIPIGILCAKNRRANTIIEPLLDIMQTLPTFVYLIPAVAFFSIGKPPGVIATVIFALPSIVRLTTLGIRQVPAHVREAADAFGATPAQLLLKVELPLAIPSIRLGINQTIMMSLSMVVVAAMIGAGGLGLEVIHSLQHLKTGQGMLAGIAIVVCAMALDRMVRREGRERRRK; from the coding sequence ATGCTTGAGAACCCCTCGGCCGAGGCGAGCCGGTTCGCCGGATCCGCGGAGCCCTCGACCTTGATGGCGGGCGCCCGGGCCTTCCTGCTGGGGCCCCTCTGGGCGGCGCAGCGCAGCCGCTGGTTCGTGTTCGCCATGGCCGCCATCGGCGAGGTCACCGGGCTGGTGTTACTGGTCCAGGGCTTCACCCCGCCGATCGAGGATGTCGTGCCGATGCCGGGCCGCGGCCTCGTCCTCATCATCCTGGTCCGCATTGCCCTGGGGCTGGTCGGCGCCTATGGCTCCTCGACCGCGGAGCGCGTGGCCGACAGCCGGCTCACGCCGCACCAGGCGCTGCTCATCGGCATCGCCATCCTGCTCTTCGCCTATCCGCTGATCGTCTATCGCTTTACCGCCCCGCAGCCCTGGAGCCTGCTGGTCAATTTCCCGACCTTCGACGGGCTCGACAGCGGCACCGCCTATCTCTTCGACGTCACGGTCGACTGGATGAAGCGGAGCTGGGTCGATTTCTTCGACGCCTTCACCGCGGGCCTGCGCGCCACCTTGAACGCGATCGAGACCGCTTTCGTGCTGACGCCTTGGCCGGTGGTGGCGATGACGGCGATGCTGGCTGCCTGGTATCTCTCGGGCCTGCGCGCGGTCGTCTTCGTGGGCTTGAGCCTGCTCTATCTCGGCATGTTCAATTTCTGGGAAAAGAGCATGTCGACTATGGCGCTGGTCGCGACCTCGGTCATCATCTGCGTCGTCATCGGCATCCCGATCGGCATCCTCTGCGCCAAGAACCGGCGCGCCAACACGATCATCGAGCCCCTGCTCGATATCATGCAGACCCTCCCGACCTTCGTTTACCTGATCCCGGCCGTGGCCTTCTTCTCGATCGGCAAGCCGCCCGGCGTCATCGCCACGGTGATCTTCGCGCTGCCCTCGATCGTGCGGCTGACGACGCTGGGCATCCGCCAAGTGCCGGCCCATGTGCGCGAGGCGGCCGACGCCTTCGGCGCCACGCCGGCGCAGCTGCTGCTCAAGGTCGAGCTGCCGCTGGCGATCCCGTCGATCCGGCTCGGCATCAACCAGACCATCATGATGAGCCTGTCCATGGTCGTCGTCGCCGCCATGATCGGCGCGGGCGGGCTCGGGCTCGAAGTGATCCACTCGCTGCAGCATCTGAAGACCGGCCAGGGAATGCTGGCCGGTATCGCCATCGTGGTCTGCGCCATGGCGCTCGACCGCATGGTCAGGCGCGAAGGCAGAGAGCGGCGACGGAAGTAG
- a CDS encoding ROK family protein: MTDPATVIGVDIGGTKTAIGAVRLPGGELLEKILLPTPTAAASGAAFLDDLVRQVGAFIEHRADNPRAIGISICELVDLQGRVRSGHRVRWEGLDPLTRFAEILPTVLESDVRAAALAEARLGAGKRYQQFFYLNLGTGISSALVLDREPHAGHRGNALAIASSPISLRAPSGEIVTQVLEDVAGGEGLAKLAAKAGLSARSAKELIALAQTSAGPARELILDAARAIGVALGQAVNILDPEAVIVGGGLARSEGLFWEAILRETRAHIWSPETRPLPILKGAMTGDAALIGAGLRAYAMSSPKLR, encoded by the coding sequence AGACCGCCATCGGCGCGGTGCGGCTGCCGGGCGGCGAGCTGCTCGAGAAAATCCTGCTGCCAACGCCTACCGCTGCCGCGAGCGGCGCGGCCTTCCTCGACGATCTGGTCCGGCAGGTTGGCGCCTTCATCGAACATCGGGCCGACAATCCCCGCGCGATCGGCATCTCGATCTGCGAACTGGTCGATCTCCAGGGCCGGGTCCGCAGCGGCCATCGCGTCCGCTGGGAAGGGCTCGATCCCCTCACCCGCTTCGCCGAGATCCTGCCGACCGTCCTGGAATCCGATGTGCGGGCCGCAGCATTGGCAGAAGCGCGTTTGGGCGCCGGCAAGCGCTACCAGCAATTTTTCTATCTCAATCTCGGGACTGGCATCAGCTCGGCCCTCGTGCTCGATCGCGAACCCCATGCCGGCCATCGCGGCAATGCGCTTGCCATCGCCAGCAGCCCGATCTCGCTGCGCGCGCCGAGCGGCGAGATCGTCACCCAGGTTCTCGAGGATGTCGCCGGCGGCGAAGGCCTGGCGAAACTCGCCGCGAAGGCCGGCCTGTCTGCGCGCTCGGCCAAGGAACTGATCGCGCTCGCCCAGACAAGTGCCGGACCGGCACGCGAACTGATCCTCGACGCCGCGCGCGCCATCGGCGTGGCCCTCGGCCAGGCCGTCAACATCCTGGATCCGGAAGCCGTCATCGTCGGTGGCGGGCTGGCGCGATCCGAAGGCCTGTTCTGGGAGGCGATCCTGCGGGAGACCCGCGCCCATATCTGGAGCCCCGAGACCCGGCCGCTGCCGATCCTCAAGGGCGCCATGACCGGCGATGCGGCGCTGATCGGCGCGGGCCTCCGCGCCTATGCGATGTCTTCGCCAAAATTGCGATAG